Proteins from a single region of Scleropages formosus chromosome 24, fSclFor1.1, whole genome shotgun sequence:
- the asb18 gene encoding ankyrin repeat and SOCS box protein 18, producing MGMLRTLRLEDLCSTVQLDEALECPGRQNPQDSRLVQLYRALATGDATALRTLLKRSYVDVNVLFEVKQDELVWQAQDISTFGASGLWSLEYKREVTSPLCMAAAQGYTECLRYLLEHGARPNLTAGGKAALHEACENGNADCAELLLERGASPSLATEDGLTPLHLCRSAQSLRCAKALVRYGAKVDQSSEEDSETPLHVAARHGRLHHARLYLRYGAEVNHASTSGETPLGVACAAAQDPALPPEHLQLCHLLLAHGANPNLADEERRTPLHKAARNVQHALVVLLLEHGAEVNAIDYDGASPLSCALQSAAFKQEQQPHLVVQMLLNRGSVKVWPLALLKVLTACAAAPETVEVLFNSYSQVPVTYKWMESIPEDLFQLHQPFYQSLFALEYKPRCLQHLCRSAVRRRYGKDCHLLIPRLPIPRLLQRYLLLEPEGLIY from the exons ATGGGGATGCTGAGGACTCTGCGTTTAGAGGATCTGTGCTCCACCGTGCAACTGGACGAGGCACTTGAGTGCCCGGGGCGTCAGAACCCCCAGGACAGCCGCCTCGTGCAGCTCTACAGGGCCTTGGCGACCGGCGATGCGACAGCCCTGAGGACTCTGCTGAAGAGGAGCTACGTGGATGTGAACGTGCTCTTCGAGGTCAAGCAGGATGAGCTGGTGTGGCAGGCTCAGGACATCTCAACCTTCGGGGCCTCAG GCCTCTGGTCCCTGGAGTATAAGCGGGAGGTGACCAGTCCGCTGTGCATGGCCGCGGCCCAGGGCTACACGGAGTGCTTGCGCTACCTGCTGGAGCACGGCGCGCGGCCCAACCTGACCGCGGGGGGCAAGGCTGCGCTGCACGAGGCCTGCGAGAACGGCAACGCGGACTgcgcagagctgctgctggagcgcGGCGCCAGCCCCAGTCTGGCGACCGAGGATGGCCTCACGCCGCTGCACCTGTGCCGCTCTGCCCAGTCCCTGCG CTGCGCCAAGGCGCTGGTGCGGTATGGAGCCAAGGTGGACCAGTCCAGCGAGGAGGACAGCGAAACGCCTCTGCACGTGGCCGCCCGGCACGGCCGCCTGCACCACGCTCGCCTGTATCTCCGCTACGGGGCAGAGGTGAACCACGCCAGCACTTCAGGGGAGACCCCCCTGGGGGTCGCCTGCGCGGCCGCCCAGGACCCGGCGCTCCCTCCGGAACACTTGCAGCTGTGCCACTTGCTGCTGGCCCACGGCGCTAACCCGAACCTGGCGGACGAGGAGCGTCGCACGCCCCTGCACAAGGCGGCGCGCAACGTGCAGCACGCcctggtggtgctgctgctggagcacgGGGCCGAGGTCAACGCCATCGACTACGACGGGGCCTCGCCGCTCTCCTGCGCCCTGCAGTCGGCCGCCTTCAAGCAGGAACAGCAGCCCCACCTGGTGGTGCAGATGCTCCTTAACCGCGGCTCCGTCAAGGTGTGGCCCCTGGCCCTGCTCAAG GTGTTGACCGCCTGCGCCGCAGCACCCGAAACCGTGGAGGTCCTGTTTAACTCCTACAGCCAGGTCCCAGTCACATACAAGTGGATGGAGAGTATCCCTGAGGACCTTTTCCAG CTGCACCAGCCCTTCTACCAGTCGCTCTTTGCTCTCGAGTACAAACCTCGCTGTCTGCAGCACCTGTGCCGCTCGGCCGTACGCCGCCGTTACGGCAAAGACTGCCACCTGCTGATCCCGCGGCTCCCCATCCCCCGGCTACTCCAGCGTTACCTCCTCCTGGAGCCAGAGGGGCTCATCTACTAG